In Stanieria sp. NIES-3757, the DNA window ATAGATAAAACTTCTTCGATACAGGTTTTAGTAATATCAAATTCTTGTCCGTCAATTTTTTCTTTACCAATACATAAATCTTGTATTGCTATGTCAGATTCAGGCATTTCTGCACAATCTGGATTTGTCCAAATCGCAACTTTGTTGGCAAAAATATTTATAGCTGCAATTCTTCCTGCCACTATCAAACGCTTTTTATCACTTAATTTTCCTTTAAAATCACAGTCAAGACGATCTGAATTAACTTCCTTACATAGTTCCAAACAGCCTTGCTCGTATAACTCTTTTTGAGAAAGAGGAAAGCAATTATTCTTCTTATAAGTACTCAATAAAAATTTTAGAGTAATAGGTTTAATTGCTAACGGTACAGCTTGTTTATCAAAGAGTTCTTCTATAAACTTATTTGCATCAATATCTTGTTTTCCTGCTGCTTCTTTAACGTCTATCTGGCGCAAAGGACATAATTCATATATTTGAACATTATCTTTGCCCCATTTTTCCTGAAACTTTTCTGTTAAACTAACTTTCCATTCTGCCGTTCTACAAGTAATTCTTAAATAAAGGCGATCGCAAGGTAAGTTATCGATTTCTCGCTTAAGAATTCTAGTAAGTATTTTAATTGACAATAAGCCTTCATCAAGACTATCTAAAAATAGATGTAATTTATGAGTCCCATTAAGCCAATTTTTAAATTTATCATTTCTAAAAATGGCATTACACAAACTGTTATCGGAATCATAATCACCCAAACTAAACCACAAGCAGTCATCTTGCGATCGCTGTAACTTAGCTTCAAATTTTTCATATTCTTGTTTAGTCGCTGTAGTTTTACCAATGCCAGCTTCGCCTAACAAGATTAAACAAGGTATATCTGATATAACATCAAACTTAACTAGATCGGGATTATAAGAATCTCCATACTTTGACTCTGGATCGTAGAGAAAACCAGAATAATCTAAGTTTAAATTACCTGTAGTTGGACACCAAAAACGTTCCCAATTATAGACTTTTTCCTGCATTGCGCTTAACTAAAGAAGAGAACATCTTTACTAAGATAACTTTTTTTATTTTGGCTCAACAGGAAAAGATAAGATAAATATTTTTCACTAAAAACCTCAAATGCAAAACATTAAATCCTAAAAACGGCGTAGAAATTGCCATAATTTAGGTAAAAACTGATTTAATAATTGGTTTTTGGCATACTTTTGTTTAGTTAATTGTAAAGCAGCTTTATTAGTAACTTCTGAAAGAGTAGGATAAATGTGAATACCACCAAGAGCAGAAACTTTGAGATTATTAGCCATCGCTAAAACAATTTCGTGAATTAACTCTCCTGCTGATTCTCCTACTAAATGTGCGCCCAAAATTTCTCCCTTACTAGTAGTGATAATTTTGCCAAAACCTACTGTTGCTGCTTCGGCTTGGGCGCGGTCTACTTCAGCAAAGTTTTGTTTCAGAATGTAAATATCGTCACCATAGCTTTCTCTAGCTTGTTCTTCAGTTAAACCAACACGGGCTAATTCTGGTTCGGTAAAAGTAGCCCAAGGAATTACTCGGTAATTAGCCTTTTTACTAGGGAAAAATAAAGCGTTTTGAACAATTACACCAGCTTCATAACCAGCAACGTGAGTAAATCGATAACCTCCGATGACATCACCACAAGCATAGATACAAGGATTGCTAGTTTGTAGTTTTGCGTTTACTTTGATGCCTTTGTCGTCATAGTTTACTTTTGCTGCTTCTAAATTAAGAGAATTTAGATTAGGATTTCTTCCCGTAGCAACTAGAATTTCGTCCACCACAATTTCCTGATTTCCCGTCCAAAGATGTTTTTTGCCATCTTTCACTTCTACTTTTTCGGCACGGCTATTTTTGAGAATAGTAATTCCTTCAGATAATAATTGCTGTTCGACTACTGCTGCTGCTTCGGAGTCTTCTTTAGGTAAAATGCGATCGCGACTGCTGATAAGAGTGACTTTTGACCCTAAACGATGGAAAGATTGACCTAATTCGCAACCAATTGGCCCCGCACCAATAATAGCTAAAGATTCTGGACGTTCGGTAACAGAAAAAACCTGTTCGTTAGTCAGAAAACCTGCTTCCCTTAATCCAGGAATTGGGGGAATAGCAGGGTGAGAACCTGTAGCAATGACAAAACTACGAGCTTTAAGCTGTTTACCATCGACTTCAAAAGTACGATGATTGATAAACTTCCCCGAACCAAAAATTACTTCTACTCCTAAACCACGAAATCTTTCAGGAGAGTCATGAGGTTCAATGGCTGCAATTACTTTTTGTACGTGATTATTAGCTTGGGCAAAGTTGATTTCTGGAGGATTAGTATAGATACCAAAACGAGAACTGTGTTGGACTTCATAAGCAACTCTGGCAGCATGAATTAAAGATTTACTAGGAACACATCCAGTCCACAAGCATTCACCGCCTAGTTTATCTTTTTCAATTAGAGCTACTTTGGCGTGTAATTGTGCTGCTGCACTAGCAACTACTAGTCCACCTGAACCACCACCAATCACCACTACATCATAATCTACTGCCATTTTTTTACCTGGTTGAGTGTCTATTTATATTAAAGCTGGCAAAACTGAAGATGTTTGAGAGTTCAATGAAAGATTAATTAAAAAATTGATGCTTTAAAACCTAGACATTCAAGGTATGGAGAAATATTTCCCTAATCAAAATTAATCAAAATAAAATTTACCCTGCATAAAAAAATCGAACCCGACATACATAGATAGTGAAGACAAAAACCACCAAAAAAAACTTTCGAGGTCTATAAAAATGAAAAAAGTTTCCTTAATCATCTCTACTCTTGCTTTAGCTCTTGCTCCCGTCGCTGCTTTCGCTAATCCACAAGTTCAAACTTCTGTTCAAGGTGGCAGTAACACTGCTGTTAGTGTTGGAGCCGAAAACTACACCAATCAGGCAGTTTCTAACGATTTAACTCAAACTCAAGTTGGTGCTGATGGTTATTATGGTGTCGATCCTCAAATCCAACATTCCGTTCAAGCTGGTCAAAACCAATCTTTAACTAGTGGTTACGGAAATGTTACTAACCAAGGTGT includes these proteins:
- a CDS encoding pyridine nucleotide-disulphide oxidoreductase dimerisation region, with the translated sequence MAVDYDVVVIGGGSGGLVVASAAAQLHAKVALIEKDKLGGECLWTGCVPSKSLIHAARVAYEVQHSSRFGIYTNPPEINFAQANNHVQKVIAAIEPHDSPERFRGLGVEVIFGSGKFINHRTFEVDGKQLKARSFVIATGSHPAIPPIPGLREAGFLTNEQVFSVTERPESLAIIGAGPIGCELGQSFHRLGSKVTLISSRDRILPKEDSEAAAVVEQQLLSEGITILKNSRAEKVEVKDGKKHLWTGNQEIVVDEILVATGRNPNLNSLNLEAAKVNYDDKGIKVNAKLQTSNPCIYACGDVIGGYRFTHVAGYEAGVIVQNALFFPSKKANYRVIPWATFTEPELARVGLTEEQARESYGDDIYILKQNFAEVDRAQAEAATVGFGKIITTSKGEILGAHLVGESAGELIHEIVLAMANNLKVSALGGIHIYPTLSEVTNKAALQLTKQKYAKNQLLNQFLPKLWQFLRRF